A region of the Phaseolus vulgaris cultivar G19833 chromosome 11, P. vulgaris v2.0, whole genome shotgun sequence genome:
attctcgtaGCTTTACACAgaagcacaaaccctagttgtttttgcggcgcacccactgtgtgcacaagacgattagggcaacacagtttcagTGATTGAGTTatttttcgaccaccttcagagcattctttacggtgttccgatacggaggtgtgtcaccttctcgctagctgacttgatcgtcagagtgcaaacggccacgagggcgcccctttgttcacttcttttcaggtatcacAGACGAAGCATaatgaaggtgccctagctcgcaaggacaagccacgcgcaaagacgaccctgctcaaccggcgggaacatttggcgcccaccgtggggccgatataaaacatcagtcccactacACGAGttttttcagttccagttctcaaaaCCCAGATAAGTTAAGAAGGTTTCCAGAAAGCCACGAACATGAGACCtgcacgcgctaggagtgaagagatgaccatgcaacaactcatgggcatgatgcaagggctgcaggaaGGAATGACAGCATCAAAGGCGGAgtaagagcgcatgcaggcggatctcacagcatctcaggcgagaaacgatgagctccaccgcGCCAATGAGGAGTTACGTCGTGGATGGCGCGACGTAGATGAACCTGAGACTGCCACCCCACCCAGGGAATTCTCAACACCATTCTCACAAGCAATCCTACAGACAacaatccccaacacgttcacgggacccaaagtaaccttcacagggatagaggatcctgaggcacacctcactgcgttccacacacagatgctGGTAGGCAGTTCTGAtgccgtaaggtgcaagctctGTATGAGCACCTTcactgggatggccatggactggttcataagcctcccagagggtcacatcacgtctttcgcGCAGCTTTCGCGgctattcagagagcagtacttagccaacagggccccaGCCCCAGTCTCGTACGACCTattcgacgtgaagcagtatcaagggaagaccctgaaagagtacataagctgcttcggggcgcaggtggtgaaggtgggtaccacagacgaacccatgatcgtgtacgcattcaggaagGGGGTGTGTCCAGGGTCTTTCAGCAAGTCACTCAATCGCAGCCGCCCCAACACCTTTGCTGAGGTgaggcgtcgggcggtagaacacattgcctctgagggagaggcatacgagaagtgcacgacAGCTGCGGTTGCACGCCCCAGAGCACAGATGTGTGCACAACCGGCTAGAGTCCACGAATCCACTACAGAAAGAAAGAATCCAGATAGGAGGCGCACCTACGAGACAACGAGAACCCAACCTAGGGGTCGATCAGAAGGAAGGAAAGGGGGAAATAGACCCCTAAGGCACAACTTTATGGTGGAacttaaagacctcatcgttgtgcccaacatggctgacaggttgaggccaccggtgaagtctgacaaggtactaggacctcacaaggaatcatggtgcgaatttcacgaagcATTTGgacaccatattaacaactaCTTAGCactgggctatcagttggatgagctcggGAAGAATGGTTTCTTGAAAGATTATCTCGCTGGGTCCACCACGACCGCAGTCACAGCGGCACCAGAGGAACGTCAAGCGTATGAAATCCCAACTCAcggagaagtgcacaccatcgctggaggctTTTCCGGAGGGggacccactgcctctcaacgtAAGAGATACGTAAGGTCAGTAAGTTCGGCTGCAGAGGAATTTCCAGACGActcgtgggagtcagacctcgttttcACCAGGGCTGACCTGCGAGATGTCGTCCCACACGATAATGACCCAATGGTCATTTCAGTagtcacagcgggaaggaaagtgcatagggttctcgtcgaccaaggcagttctgcagacgtcatgttttggtcgaccttcaacaagctacaaTTGTCCCCTGACCTGTTGAGACCCTatactggatgcttgtatgggtttgaaGATAACCCAGTAGAGGTACGCggctacttggagctgaggacgacgttcaccgATGGAGCGGCATCACgcaccgagagcatccggtatTTGGTGGTTAACGCCAACCCAGCTTACAACATTTTGTTAGGCAGACCTGCCTTGAATAGATTAAGGGCGGtgtcctccacgcgccacatgaagatgaagctaccagatcttagtggcaaggtgatcgtgatcaagtcagatcaagaagaggcccgtaagtgctatgaaaatagcctaaagacaaagagaggcgtggtcATGATCATTGATCGACCACTCGTTTCAGATTCGCAAATGGAGTTAGAGCTgttggaagaggcgacgccaGCGAAGTCCACGCCCGTCGAAGCTACACCGGTAGGGGCGATGCCTATAGAAGATGCACGTACAGAGGGAAGATACGGCGATGCCTCGTCGATGGAAGGAGTATGCGGAGAGGCCTCGCCCGCAGAAGAAGAGCCAGAGGAGGCGATGCCCGACGCATCCATTGGGGCGACGCCTGTGGAAGAGGACTCCGTGAAGGAGTCTCACTTAGAGAACGCGCAAAGTGAGCAACCCCAACCGGTAGACAACGTGGTGgaaagacaaatagggggaaagGTGTTCAAATTAGGACGTTTCCTGAGTCAGGAGGAACGAGAACAAGTAGCTGCGATGATCTGGCGGCACTTAGATGCATTCGCGTGGACTGCGGCGGACATGCCAAGCATCGACccagattttttgtgccaccgtcttaccatggacgccaaggttcgccctgtgagacaaagaaggaggaagttcaacgaagagcgATGCCTCGTCATGAAGGAAGAAACACAAAAGCTGTTCAGCGCTggacacatcagggagatacaataccctgagtggttagccAATGTAGTTACAgtaaagaaggcgaatgggaagtgggggatgtgcgttgacttcacatatctgaacaaggcatgccccaaggATTCGTACCCATTGCCCAACATCGATGCATTAGTGGACAGCGCCTCGGGTtgcaagatgctgagtttcttggatgcattctcaggttataatcagatcaagatgcatcccagggacgagagcaaaacAACATTCATGACGGAAAtgtgcagttactgttatacggtgatgccgtttggtttgaaaaatgcaggcgccacctactagaggctgatggacaaggtccttgcaccaatgctgggatgaaacgtgcaggcctacgtagatgacatggtggtaacTTCGCACGAGAGAGCGCAGCACGCAgttgatctggaagagctattcgctaccatatcaaagtatcacctcaagttaaacccagaaaagtgcgtttttggtgtggaggcgggaaagttcttaggtttcatgctcacagagagggggatagaagcaAATCCTAACAAGTGTGCAGCCatcatcgccatgaggagcccaacctcagtgAAAGAAGTTCAACAACTGACGAGGCGAATGGCAGCATTATTAAGATTCGTATCAGCTggaggagagaagggccacccttaCTTCCAATGCCTCAAAAGGAATAGCCGTTTCGCATGGACAGACAAGTGTGAATAGCAtttctcaagttgaaggagtacttggcgatgccacctgtgctttgcaagccacaaGAAGGCGTCCCCCTCCGCTTGTACTTTGCGGTGACTGAGTGGGCCATTAGCTCTGTACTGGTCAAGGAACAAAACCAGGTGCA
Encoded here:
- the LOC137806516 gene encoding uncharacterized protein, with amino-acid sequence MQADLTASQARNDELHRANEELRRGWRDVDEPETATPPREFSTPFSQAILQTTIPNTFTGPKVTFTGIEDPEAHLTAFHTQMLVGSSDAVRCKLCMSTFTGMAMDWFISLPEGHITSFAQLSRLFREQYLANRAPAPVSYDLFDVKQYQGKTLKEYISCFGAQVVKVGTTDEPMIVYAFRKGVCPGSFSKSLNRSRPNTFAEVRRRAVEHIASEGEAYEKCTTAAVARPRAQMCAQPARVHESTTERKNPDRRRTYETTRTQPRGRSEGRKGGNRPLRHNFMVELKDLIVVPNMADRLRPPVKSDKVLGPHKESWCEFHEAFGHHINNYLALGYQLDELGKNGFLKDYLAGSTTTAVTAAPEERQAYEIPTHGEVHTIAGGFSGGGPTASQRKRYVRSVSSAAEEFPDDSWESDLVFTRADLRDVVPHDNDPMVISVVTAGRKVHRVLVDQGSSADVMFWSTFNKLQLSPDLLRPYTGCLYGFEDNPVEVRGYLELRTTFTDGAASRTESIRYLVVNANPAYNILLGRPALNRLRAVSSTRHMKMKLPDLSGKVIVIKSDQEEARKCYENSLKTKRGVVMIIDRPLVSDSQMELELLEEATPAKSTPVEATPVGAMPIEDARTEGRYGDASSMEGVCGEASPAEEEPEEAMPDASIGATPVEEDSVKESHLENAQSEQPQPVDNVVERQIGGKVFKLGRFLSQEEREQVAAMIWRHLDAFAWTAADMPSIDPDFLCHRLTMDAKVRPVRQRRRKFNEERCLVMKEETQKLFSAGHIREIQYPEWLANVVTVKKANGKWGMCVDFTYLNKACPKDSYPLPNIDALVDSASGCKMLSFLDAFSGYNQIKMHPRDESKTTFMTEMCSYCYTAYVDDMVVTSHERAQHAVDLEELFATISKYHLKLNPEKCVFGVEAGKFLGFMLTERGIEANPNKCAAIIAMRSPTSVKEVQQLTRRMAALLRFVSAGGEKGHPYFQCLKRNSRFAWTDKCE